The Methanocaldococcus jannaschii DSM 2661 genome has a segment encoding these proteins:
- a CDS encoding tetratricopeptide repeat protein, translated as MNLFRKISEKLKSYEDWVTEANYYLDEGIYDKAVECYLKALEKKNTNPIDWFNLAYALYHLEKYDSALEAINEALKISPSNIYFAYLKGLIHYKRGEIILAYKYLKKASEKIKNEELFEILGDISVKYGRYEEALKYYLKSYKMANSKNLNALFKAGKIYLLFGDIDKAYDAFNEILQQNPSHECKKIVECMENVVNAINSYEDLNNGLTMIKNKDYIGALKIFNKVLQIDENSDISYYYKSVIAEIFEEYKKALEYIDKSISIFNRSLYYAKKGDILYKLGDEEGAIEAYNKAIKLNSQNPYAYFGLAILYYRKGELEKSSNFFDKVLETYLEELSEEDISALNLYSLIGKAETTGIPKYYHEAMKYVDNLINLENSSRWWYVKGYIYYKLGNYKDAYESFMNALRVNPKDISTLKSLAIVLEKSGKIDEAITTYTKILKIVNSLQFTCEIDNILEKLRSRKPTNLEIPSVLFDIPVMYHKPNITCFYASNLWKYMANNNPIGAYIYLSFIESYISLDEISQMVNDIKSKLSLEMYRYCELIDDYKSDESVLMQIKELLQKLGCML; from the coding sequence ATGAACTTGTTCAGAAAGATAAGTGAAAAACTTAAATCCTATGAAGATTGGGTTACTGAGGCTAACTATTACTTAGATGAAGGAATATATGACAAAGCAGTTGAATGCTACTTAAAAGCATTAGAAAAGAAAAATACCAATCCTATTGATTGGTTTAATCTTGCTTATGCACTCTACCATTTAGAAAAATACGACTCTGCACTTGAGGCAATAAATGAGGCGTTAAAAATATCTCCATCAAACATATATTTTGCATATCTTAAAGGACTCATTCACTATAAACGTGGGGAAATAATTTTAGCATATAAATATCTTAAAAAGGCCTCTGAAAAAATTAAAAATGAGGAATTATTTGAAATTTTGGGAGATATTTCGGTTAAATATGGTAGATACGAAGAGGCTTTAAAATACTATTTAAAATCATATAAAATGGCAAATTCAAAAAATCTCAATGCGTTATTTAAGGCAGGAAAGATTTATCTACTGTTTGGAGACATTGATAAAGCATATGATGCGTTTAATGAAATATTACAACAAAATCCAAGCCATGAGTGTAAAAAAATTGTTGAATGTATGGAAAACGTTGTAAATGCCATAAACTCTTATGAAGATTTAAATAATGGACTTACGATGATAAAAAATAAAGATTACATTGGTGCATTAAAAATTTTTAATAAAGTGCTTCAGATAGATGAAAATTCTGACATCTCTTACTATTATAAAAGTGTAATTGCAGAAATCTTTGAAGAATATAAAAAAGCCCTTGAATATATTGATAAATCGATATCAATATTTAATAGGAGTTTATATTATGCAAAAAAAGGAGATATATTATACAAGCTTGGAGATGAAGAGGGAGCTATAGAAGCATATAACAAGGCAATTAAGCTAAATTCACAAAATCCATATGCATATTTTGGATTGGCCATACTTTATTACAGAAAAGGAGAGTTGGAAAAATCCTCAAACTTTTTTGATAAAGTCTTAGAAACATACCTTGAAGAACTCTCAGAGGAAGATATTAGCGCACTCAACTTATACTCCCTAATTGGAAAAGCTGAGACAACAGGAATCCCAAAATACTATCATGAGGCTATGAAATATGTAGATAATTTAATAAATCTGGAAAACAGCAGTAGATGGTGGTATGTCAAAGGGTATATTTATTACAAGTTAGGGAACTACAAGGATGCGTATGAATCTTTTATGAATGCTTTAAGAGTGAATCCAAAAGATATTAGCACATTAAAATCTCTTGCAATAGTTCTTGAAAAATCTGGAAAAATCGATGAAGCGATAACAACATACACAAAAATTTTGAAAATTGTCAATTCTTTGCAATTTACATGTGAAATCGACAATATATTAGAAAAATTAAGAAGTAGAAAACCTACAAATCTTGAAATACCTTCGGTTTTATTTGATATTCCTGTAATGTATCACAAACCAAATATTACTTGTTTCTATGCATCAAACCTATGGAAGTATATGGCAAATAATAATCCTATTGGAGCATATATCTATCTATCATTTATTGAATCATACATAAGCTTAGATGAAATATCCCAAATGGTCAATGATATAAAGTCCAAGTTATCATTAGAGATGTACAGATACTGTGAATTAATTGATGATTATAAATCTGATGAGAGCGTTTTAATGCAAATAAAAGAGCTTCTCCAAAAACTTGGGTGTATGTTATGA
- a CDS encoding ATP-binding protein — protein sequence MKVVGKTTTTHFTFESLEKIRFGEYVIAKNVDGRDVLGVIKNVVADVEKFVGEVKVIGVLDGNKIIPNRTPILPNSEVRLCDDEILNNIYLTPDGLNIGHLLTRDNVRVYLDTNKLVSRHFAILSITGGGKSNTASVLCRELAKKNGTVIMIDPHGEYISLYHEDMEGKIKVINPIINPVLLAPSEFANLIGIGDNEIEKRVYVEFAYHTVKHECPDAKGIEFIEKIENLLYEWSKIASVGWEIKYYNPLRRNYDRRKLEKEDFVILMSLIDTISKFKLDYALNIGDRDVIEEFEIGKINIVNLSGLEIPQMVTFVGFIAKHLLLKRITYLKSLKDVYSINEEIRRVAQSNLNIIESHYKVVTKPVLLIVEEAHIFIPVNEQNSASLWLGKIAREGRKFGVGLGLVSQRPKQLHPDVLSQTNTKIILKIVEPEDQKYIQRASEELGEDLVKDLASLGIGEAVIVGAAISLPSIVKIDKFDGVYGGKDINIVGEWMGLDDW from the coding sequence ATGAAGGTTGTAGGAAAGACTACAACAACACACTTTACTTTTGAATCCCTTGAAAAGATAAGATTTGGAGAGTATGTAATTGCAAAAAATGTTGATGGCAGAGATGTATTGGGTGTTATAAAAAATGTAGTTGCAGATGTTGAGAAATTTGTTGGTGAAGTTAAAGTCATTGGTGTATTGGATGGAAACAAAATAATTCCCAATAGAACACCAATACTCCCAAACAGTGAAGTTAGATTGTGTGATGATGAAATCCTAAATAATATATATCTAACTCCAGATGGGTTGAATATAGGTCATTTATTAACAAGAGATAATGTTAGAGTTTATTTAGACACAAATAAACTTGTATCAAGACATTTTGCAATACTCTCTATAACTGGAGGGGGAAAATCAAATACCGCATCTGTTTTGTGCAGAGAACTTGCAAAGAAAAATGGAACTGTAATAATGATAGACCCCCATGGAGAGTATATCTCTTTATATCATGAAGACATGGAGGGGAAAATAAAGGTAATAAATCCAATAATAAACCCTGTTTTATTAGCTCCAAGTGAATTTGCTAATTTAATTGGGATAGGCGATAATGAGATAGAGAAGAGAGTTTATGTGGAATTTGCATACCACACTGTAAAACATGAATGTCCAGATGCTAAAGGAATTGAGTTTATTGAAAAAATAGAAAATCTACTCTATGAATGGAGTAAGATAGCATCAGTTGGATGGGAAATTAAATATTACAACCCATTAAGAAGGAACTATGATAGAAGAAAATTAGAAAAGGAAGATTTCGTTATATTGATGTCTCTCATTGATACTATTAGCAAATTCAAATTAGATTATGCATTAAATATTGGGGATAGAGATGTAATTGAAGAATTTGAAATTGGAAAAATAAACATCGTTAATTTAAGTGGGTTGGAGATTCCTCAGATGGTTACTTTTGTGGGATTTATAGCTAAACATCTTCTTTTAAAAAGGATAACTTACTTAAAATCATTAAAGGATGTATATAGTATTAATGAGGAAATTAGAAGAGTTGCACAATCAAACTTAAACATTATTGAATCACACTACAAAGTTGTAACAAAACCTGTCCTGTTAATTGTAGAAGAAGCTCATATATTTATTCCAGTAAATGAACAAAACTCAGCAAGCTTATGGTTGGGGAAGATAGCAAGAGAGGGAAGAAAATTTGGTGTTGGTTTAGGTTTAGTATCCCAAAGACCTAAGCAATTGCATCCTGATGTTTTATCTCAAACGAACACTAAGATAATTTTAAAAATAGTCGAACCAGAAGACCAAAAATATATACAGAGAGCTTCAGAAGAACTTGGAGAAGATTTGGTAAAAGATTTGGCATCTTTGGGTATTGGAGAAGCAGTAATTGTAGGAGCAGCAATATCCCTCCCATCAATAGTCAAAATTGACAAATTTGATGGAGTATATGGAGGAAAGGATATAAACATAGTCGGAGAATGGATGGGTTTAGATGATTGGTAA
- the hisI gene encoding phosphoribosyl-AMP cyclohydrolase, producing the protein MDVEDTVKKLNLKFRNIEGERLILAITCDENKNVLMVAFMNEEALKKTLETGYMHYYSTSRKKLWRKGEESGNVQKLIKFYRDCDGDALLFIVEQKGVACHEGYYSCFHYKIEDGELKITGEYYSKR; encoded by the coding sequence ATGGATGTGGAAGATACTGTTAAAAAACTAAATTTAAAATTCAGAAATATAGAAGGAGAGAGATTAATTTTAGCAATAACCTGTGATGAGAATAAAAATGTGTTAATGGTTGCATTTATGAATGAAGAGGCATTAAAAAAGACATTAGAAACTGGATATATGCATTATTATTCAACAAGTAGAAAAAAGTTATGGAGAAAAGGAGAAGAGAGTGGAAATGTTCAAAAATTAATAAAATTTTATAGGGACTGTGATGGAGACGCTTTATTATTTATAGTTGAACAGAAAGGGGTTGCATGTCATGAGGGTTATTATTCATGTTTCCATTATAAAATAGAAGATGGAGAACTAAAAATAACTGGAGAATACTACTCTAAGAGATGA
- the cofH gene encoding 5-amino-6-(D-ribitylamino)uracil--L-tyrosine 4-hydroxyphenyl transferase CofH, translated as MDPNKFREKEISKKEALELFEDNEIIFELFKFADSLRREEVGDIVTYVVNRNINFTNICVGNCRFCAFRANENDKHAYFLDIDEIAKRAVEAKKFGCTEVCIQGGLHPKIDTYYQAEILKAVHEATKPYGDIHIHAFSPMEVYFGAENAGLDIKEALKILKENGLNSMPGTAAEILDDDIRAELCPNKIKTKEWIYIIKEAHKLGIPTTATMMYGHIEEYKHWVNHLFIIKEIQEETNGFTEFVPLSFMHKYAPIYKEGKAKAGATGIEDLKVFAVSRIIFKGLIKNIQASWVKLGKKMVQVALRCGANDVGGTLIEESISRSAGAEHGVYMSVEEIRDMIKRVGLIPKERTTLYKILE; from the coding sequence ATGGACCCAAATAAATTTAGAGAGAAAGAAATATCCAAAAAAGAAGCATTAGAGTTATTTGAAGATAATGAGATTATATTTGAGTTGTTTAAATTTGCAGATTCTTTGAGAAGAGAGGAAGTTGGAGATATAGTTACCTACGTGGTAAATAGAAATATAAACTTCACAAATATATGCGTTGGAAATTGCAGATTTTGTGCTTTCAGAGCCAATGAAAATGACAAACATGCTTATTTTTTAGATATAGATGAGATTGCTAAGAGGGCAGTAGAAGCAAAAAAATTTGGTTGCACTGAGGTTTGTATTCAGGGAGGATTGCATCCAAAGATAGATACATATTATCAGGCGGAGATTTTAAAGGCTGTGCATGAAGCAACAAAACCTTACGGAGATATCCACATACATGCCTTTTCTCCAATGGAGGTTTATTTTGGTGCTGAGAATGCTGGCTTAGATATTAAAGAAGCATTGAAAATATTGAAAGAAAATGGTCTCAACTCCATGCCAGGAACTGCGGCGGAGATTTTAGATGATGACATTAGAGCTGAACTCTGCCCAAATAAAATAAAAACTAAAGAGTGGATTTATATAATTAAGGAGGCTCATAAATTAGGCATTCCAACAACTGCAACAATGATGTATGGGCATATCGAAGAATATAAACACTGGGTAAATCATCTTTTTATAATTAAAGAGATTCAGGAAGAGACTAACGGCTTTACTGAATTTGTTCCACTCTCATTTATGCATAAATATGCTCCAATCTATAAAGAAGGAAAGGCAAAAGCTGGAGCTACTGGAATTGAAGATTTAAAGGTTTTTGCTGTTAGCAGAATAATATTTAAGGGTTTGATAAAAAATATCCAAGCTTCATGGGTTAAATTAGGAAAAAAGATGGTTCAAGTTGCTTTAAGATGTGGGGCTAACGATGTTGGTGGCACTTTGATAGAGGAGAGTATATCAAGAAGTGCAGGAGCTGAGCATGGAGTTTATATGAGTGTTGAAGAGATTAGAGACATGATTAAAAGGGTTGGATTAATTCCTAAGGAGAGAACTACTTTGTATAAAATTTTAGAGTAA